The genomic region AAGCTAGCCACCAGCCTTGTCACTACGAGGAGTTTTAGGCCACAGAGCAGTTTTTAGCGAAGATAAAGGGCAGGGAAAAACCTTGTTTAAGTTGCAGCAAGGCTTTAAATATGTTAATAGTCTCCAAGATTTGCCCGGGTGGCGGAACTGGTAGACGCAGGGGACTTAAAATCCCCTGGGGTAATACCCCGTGCCGGTTCGACTCCGGCCCCGGGCACCAGGCTTTTCCGGATATATCAATACTTACCGGTCCTCTTTGCACAATTCCCTTTCACGGAATTTCGTGGCATTTCATGACCAAATTGTCTGCGATTTGCAGGCAATTCTCAGGCAATTCTCCCGCCGAGAGAAGGTACTCAGGATGTATCCGGACAAAACTTTTGTCCGGACATTTACAAAAAAATTCTGTCCAGACTTTTTTGTCTGGACACAATTTTTTGTCCGGACAGATAAGATAAAATTTTTTGTCTGGACAGATAAGATAAGAATAGAAAAGACAAGAATAGAATATATAAATATTTCTCTCTCTAATAATAAGGGCTGAAACTTTTTGTCCGGACAAAAGTCCGCCATTCCGAAAGGATTTTTTTGAGAGAGAGAAATATTTTTATAAGCTTTTAGAGAGAAGAATATTTGTTTCTTCCGGTTAATCTCCGGGGCCTGTTCAACGATTCAAAAGGATTTTCTCCCGGTCAAGGGAACATTTTACGCATGTTTTTTAGCACCGGTGCTAAAAAGACATAGGCGTTAAAAAGACACCGGTGCTAAAAAAGCACTTGATCCCCTAATACCATTATCAATACATACTATATACCAATACCAATATAAATATAAGTATAGTTGGTATATACAGAACACGGGTGCTGGCTTGACACACGTACCGAATTGACACCGGTGGCAGAAAGGTAATTTGACACCTATGCAATTTTGATACCGATAGCATTCGGTTATACCCGCCGAAATTTCAAAAAAACACTCCTGATTTTTTTTTCTTCTGGAATTAGAGGCACTTATGTTCAGGGTTGACCTGTTATTCAGTGCGTAAAAAGCGGAATAGCAGGAGGTGCAACAGGGTCATGGGTGTAATTGTTTACGGTACGACGGGCCGGACGGTTGAGTTTATTGTTCAGAGGGACGGGATTGTACTTACAGACGGAGATGGCACGAGGTTTTATTCAGCTGATCCGTTAGAGATCGGAGAGGTGGCACTGCTAGCGCTAACTGGTCAGGGCCCCGAGGGATCGAAAGCCTGGGCTGCGGCGGAGGGAGAGCGGCTCTTGCGTGCATACTGGTTTTTAAGTACGCCCGGTCCCGGGGCATTAAGGGAACTGGTTGCCAGGGTGTCCGCCGGTGTAGAGACTAACGATCTCATTAGGGAGATGGAGAGACTTGCTCAGGGTTTTACGAAAAGGCCCATATTCGGTTTTCGTGAGGAACGGTTGCAAATTGAGGTTTTAACCGGCGGAGAGGATTCATCAGAAAAAGCAACCGGCGAGGGAAGGGGTAGCTATCCGGTATGGCTTTTCGGGCGATTTGAGCTTTCGGAGCTGGTGAGGGAAGCGGCCGGTGCTGCCCGGGAGCGTCTGAGGGAGGAGAAGTTACGTCTGGTTGGAGGAATGGGCGTGGTTAGCACGGATGATGGCTCGGGGCCTGGGTTGGTAGCCGGGAATGCAGGGGTACTCAGGCTTTCGGAGGACATGTTTCGTAAACTCAGAGCCTTTCTTTTGAAGGTTCTGTATCAGGAGTACGGGGGGTATTTTCGTGAAGGGACGCTTTCGGCTTATGTACCCGGGCGGGAGTTAAGGAAGGTGCGTCGCAGCGGAGAGGATTTCTGGAGAGCGGGAGTAGTGATTGATATTGCCGGCCGACGGGTCAGGTTTACCTCACCGGCTGAGGTAGCCAGGCTCCTTATTTTTTTAATTTAGGGGGTTTTTATGAAAGTACTTGTTTTTGATCCGGGATACGGCGATGTGAAGTGTGCACTGGTAGACACCGTGTCCGGTGAGGAACCCAGGCTATTCAAGTTTCCTACGTTGGTAGCTCGTGCTCGCGGTGGACTTGATTTCGGAGAGGGTAGCGGAGAAATTTTCTGGGCCGGGGAGAAGTGGCTGGTGGGAGAGGAGGCCGCACGGGCCGGACGGGTTGTATCAACCACAACGGATGGATTTTTAGAGAGATACCTGCCGCTTCTTCTTGTTCGGGCATTACTTGAGAGCGGGGATAAAGAAGGCGTTGACGAGGTGGTGATAGCCGTAAGTCTTCATGATTGGCCGAGAAGGGAAGTTTTTGAGCGAGCAGCGGGGCGGCTCATGGTAAATGACCGCAGTTATTCCCACCGGGTACGGCTTATACCCCAGGGTTACGGGATATGGCTTGAGACGCTATCGCCCTGGGACGGGATAGTTGTGGATATAGGTTTTCGTACGGTGGATGTTCTGGTTTTTGTTGACGGGAAGCCCGATGGCCGTCGCAGTTTTGGTGTAGCGGGAATGGGGGTGGTGGATTTTATTTCCGAGGCAGCGAAAATACTTTCGGCGAAGGCCCGGGTGGAGTTTTCTCCCGGAGAGGTGGCACATTTTCTACAGGAGGGCAATCCCGTTTTCAGGAGGTTCGGGGTGGAGGAGGAGCTCAAGTCGCGTGCCGGGGAATGGTCAGCAAGGCTCTGGACGAGTCTTATTGCGAAGGAAGACTTTAGCAGGGCCATGGCCCTACTGGGAAGGGTGGTGATAGCCGGTGGCGGAGCACGTTTTTTTGTAAAGCCGGATGAGGAGACGGCGGTAGATATGCAGGTTCTTGATGAAGAGCCTGAATTTGCGAATGTGAGGGGTTTTGCGCTCAGGCTACTGGAGGGTGGCGGTGAAGAAGAATAGGTACATGCGAATTGTCCTTGATGATGATCTTTTATTTTTGAAGAGTTTAAACGGCGTCGGGACGGTGTTTAACCGTGTATTTCGCAGGATTTTTGATGAGATTCGGGCCAGCGGGGAGGATGGGATTACAACCTGGAATGCGCTGGTTGAGGGAAGGATAGGAATTACGATTTTGCTTGAGACGGAAGAGGGGCTATGCAAGTCCCGGGTGAAAGAGGCAATGGGTAAGGAAAGGCGGGTTAAGAGGGGGGTTACGGAGAACGGTGAAGGACAATCCCGGAAACATTCGTCTCTAGAGGCTCTAATGGCCCGTGTCAGGAATTTTGATCTGGAGTGATTGATGCTTCGGGGGAAACCGGCCTCGGTTCACGCCTTACCCTACGTATATGGGACCCCTGAATCCGGAAAAGGCGGCACAGAGCGGCCGGGAAAGGCGGCCCGGGCCGCCTTTTTCTTTTTCGGGGTGCCGAAAATTTCAAAAAATCGGGTAAAAAAGGGGTATTTTTTTAAAAAAAGGGACCCTTCTCACCCCCTCTCACAGGTTACATTTTCTCCCATGAAAAAAAATTGTTTATTCGTTTTACTTATGCTGGGACTGGTATTTTGCGAAAAACCGTATGTTTTTTCCAGGGGAGAAGCGGTTCCTGTTTTTACCCCTACATGGGTAGTCATTCCCACTGCCTCATGTGAGCAAAAAAATGAAAAACAGCCGCGGTTTCGTATTCCCCTAGAAATAAAAGTAAAGGAGAAGGAGAGCGGTAGATGAGAAAATATTTACCAATAGCCTGCTTTTTCCTTTTGATAATAGCGATTCAGGCAGAAGCTGCGGATGAAAATTTCGTAAAATTATGCAGGGAATCCTTCAAAAGGGATTTTCCCGTATCCGCCGAAAAGGCCCGGATTTTACCTTCCCCCGTCAGGGGACTATGTGAGCTGCATCTCGGGCTAAATGTAGTCTATTATGCTCCACCGTCCGAACCCGATAAAAAGGGCTATCTTCTTGTGGGGGAAATTTACACGCCGGAGGGAAAAAATATCACCGTTGAAGCCCGTGAGCGCCTGGCAACCGATGTTGTAAAAAAACTTGATTTATCGAAGGCTATAAAGATAGGAACCGGCCCCGTTAAAGTAATAGAGTTTACCGATCCCGACTGTCCCTTCTGTCGTCGTCTTGAGAGGTTTTTCGCTCAAAATCCGGAATTAACCGCAAAGATTACCAGATATGTGTTTCTCTATCCTCTAACGAAGCTACATCCCGGGGCAGAAAAACACGCCCGCTGGATTCTATGTCAGAAAGAGCCCGATAAAGCGCTGGTTGACCTGATGATAGGTAAAATTGTCAAACCTGAAATTTCTGAACAATGTGATCTTCAGAGTGTAGAGGAACATCTCTCATATTCTCGAAACATAGCCGGAGAACTCGGTATTCGCGGTACCCCTTTCCTTATTGCGGGTAGAACGGTGGTTTCGGGGTTTAATCCCGGCCTGATTTATACCGGCATTAATCGGTGGCTTCGCGCGGAGCACGCTAAAAATAAACATTAAGGAGGTGTGTTTATGGAGAGGTGTCGGTATTTTTTTATGATGGCCGAGGCTGCCTCGGTCTGGCTTTCCGAAGGGGTCAGGAAGGTTTCTTCTCTGACCCGGGGGATGTCACCTGCGCATGCTCTGATGTTCTTCGTAATGTTGACTTTCGGTCTCATTTTCGCAGCGGACGCCTTCGCCTGGACTACTCCTACACCGGGTTCCTTTCTCTATGATGTTTATGATCTTGGGGTTAACAAAATTCTTAAAGGGCCATTAGGTTTTCTACTGGGTATGGGATGTGCCTCCTTCGGAGGATCGCGTCTGGTAGGGCTTCACGACAGAGGCTCCGTTCCCGCAGGTATCGGGACGCTACTTTTCGGAGGATGTCTTATAAAGCTCGATTCTATTACTCAATCTCTCGGATTTTATGTGTAATAAGGAGGTGAGATGATGAACGGGGCGGTAGGGCAGGGTTTCCCGAGATATTTACACCGGCCCTATCGCCTCCTGTGGTTTGAAAGAGATGAGCTCGGACTTATGGCCGGTCTGTATGTCATCTCCGTGTTTACTACTTTCAAACTTCTTTTATTGATACCGCCGGCCGTTATCTTCTTTCGCAAGGAAAAGAGAAAGCGACCCAGGGGCTTTGTCGTTCATATCTTTTATCGTCTCGGCTTAACTTCTTTTAGAGGTTATCCCGGAAGCTTTGTAAAAAAATTGCGTGGATAGAGTCATGAAATATGATGTTTTTTTAAATCGTACGGCCAATTTGATAGGAGAAAATAGGCTGCTCAAATTTGTCATAGTAGTACTTGCAATTTCTAATATAATTTTCGGGTTCCTGACTTTCAGAGCAGTATCATATCAAAAGGTTGTATTAATTCCCATTGGTTTGAAAAATCCGATAGAGCTTACGGGTGATTATTTAAGTGAAGCTTACGTCCTTGAAATGGCCAGGATGATCTTTGATCTGGCTTTTAATTATTCTCCGGCAACAATTAAAGCACAATACGAATTATTACTTACCATGTGGGATCCCGAAACTTATCCTCGATATCGTCGCAAGTTTTCGGCTATTGAAGACGAGGCTCAAACGGGAAAACTGGTTTCCGTTTTTATCCCCCAATCTATACAGCATGATCCCAAAAGGAAAATAATACGTGCCACGGGCAAACATGTTCTTCTCCTGGAAGGAGAAAAGGTTGCCGAAAGTAAGATGGCCGAATTCGCTTTTACTTACCGGATAAGGGCCGGACGCCTTTTTATAAAGGATATGGGGGAATGGAGTGAAGTCAAAGGAACCATCCCCTCTGAACAGGGAGGTCAAACATGAGATACATTTTTTTAACAGTGATGATATTTCTGGCTCTTCCCGTATCGTCATTTGCCGTGTGTCCCGGAGGAACATGTACACCTGTAACTCAGGGTCCCGCAAAAACTGCCGAAGATCAATCTGATACTGTCTCGAAAATTATCCCTTTTTCCGTAATTAAAGCGGCACAGAAAGCTTATTACCGGGAAAAAAAGAGAACCGCGGGTAAAAGCTACGATGTTCTACCCCCGGTGATATTGCGGCCGGAACGTATTCAATGGATAAAAATTTCATCTACCGATG from Thermodesulfatator indicus DSM 15286 harbors:
- a CDS encoding DsbC family protein encodes the protein MRKYLPIACFFLLIIAIQAEAADENFVKLCRESFKRDFPVSAEKARILPSPVRGLCELHLGLNVVYYAPPSEPDKKGYLLVGEIYTPEGKNITVEARERLATDVVKKLDLSKAIKIGTGPVKVIEFTDPDCPFCRRLERFFAQNPELTAKITRYVFLYPLTKLHPGAEKHARWILCQKEPDKALVDLMIGKIVKPEISEQCDLQSVEEHLSYSRNIAGELGIRGTPFLIAGRTVVSGFNPGLIYTGINRWLRAEHAKNKH
- a CDS encoding ParM/StbA family protein; this encodes MKVLVFDPGYGDVKCALVDTVSGEEPRLFKFPTLVARARGGLDFGEGSGEIFWAGEKWLVGEEAARAGRVVSTTTDGFLERYLPLLLVRALLESGDKEGVDEVVIAVSLHDWPRREVFERAAGRLMVNDRSYSHRVRLIPQGYGIWLETLSPWDGIVVDIGFRTVDVLVFVDGKPDGRRSFGVAGMGVVDFISEAAKILSAKARVEFSPGEVAHFLQEGNPVFRRFGVEEELKSRAGEWSARLWTSLIAKEDFSRAMALLGRVVIAGGGARFFVKPDEETAVDMQVLDEEPEFANVRGFALRLLEGGGEEE
- a CDS encoding type IV conjugative transfer system protein TraE, with protein sequence MKYDVFLNRTANLIGENRLLKFVIVVLAISNIIFGFLTFRAVSYQKVVLIPIGLKNPIELTGDYLSEAYVLEMARMIFDLAFNYSPATIKAQYELLLTMWDPETYPRYRRKFSAIEDEAQTGKLVSVFIPQSIQHDPKRKIIRATGKHVLLLEGEKVAESKMAEFAFTYRIRAGRLFIKDMGEWSEVKGTIPSEQGGQT
- the traL gene encoding type IV conjugative transfer system protein TraL, with translation MMNGAVGQGFPRYLHRPYRLLWFERDELGLMAGLYVISVFTTFKLLLLIPPAVIFFRKEKRKRPRGFVVHIFYRLGLTSFRGYPGSFVKKLRG